In one Salvelinus fontinalis isolate EN_2023a chromosome 16, ASM2944872v1, whole genome shotgun sequence genomic region, the following are encoded:
- the LOC129812691 gene encoding protein CLN8-like, with protein MTSQQANPLTAFKSPADLSPDYFSWVLRLQIISLGFAFYTAIFLLSHLVSTALSQTYHSLLAKEKVFWNLAVTRAVFGLQSTVAGLRALTEDSALSRDRIRGQEDWSWFTVLTATGFFLFENVELHLSSVVFRSFDLALATHHFFALSGFTGAVVWDSLGHYLPMVTLLLEMSTPFTCISWMLLKAGWARTLFWKANQWVMVHMFHCRMVLTYYMWWVSCSHWGEMNMYVALPQRVLFYTGLALLTVLINPIWTHKKTMQLLNPVDWNFSNKPLPSGEREEKPHES; from the exons ATGACCTCCCAGCAGGCCAACCCTTTGACGGCATTCAAGAGCCCCGCTGACCTCAGTCCGGACTACTTCTCCTGGGTCCTTCGCCTCCAGATCATCAGCCTGGGCTTTGCCTTCTACACTGCCAttttcctcctctcccacctGGTGTCCACAGCCCTCTCCCAGACCTACCACTCTCTGCTGGCCAAGGAGAAGGTGTTCTGGAACCTGGCGGTCACACGGGCTGTATTCGGCCTCCAGAGCACGGTGGCAGGCTTACGAGCGCTAACCGAAGACTCGGCCTTGTCAAGGGACAGGATAAGAGGTCAGGAGGACTGGTCGTGGTTCACCGTGCTCACCGCCACGGGCTTCTTCCTGTTTGAGAATGTGGAGCTGCATCTCTCCAGTGTGGTGTTCAGGTCCTTCGACCTCGCTCTGGCTACCCACCATTTCTTTGCCCTGTCAGGGTTCACTGGGGCCGTGGTCTGGGACTCACTAGGGCATTACCTGCCCATGGTCACTCTGCTGCTGGAGATGAGCACGCCTTTCACCTGCATCTCTTGGATGTTACTTAAG GCAGGCTGGGCGAGGACCCTCTTCTGGAAGGCCAACCAATGGGTGATGGTCCACATGTTCCACTGCCGCATGGTGCTTACCTACTACATGTGGTGGGTGAGCTGTAGCCACTGGGGGGAGATGAACATGTACGTGGCTCTGCCCCAGCGAGTCCTCTTCTACACTGGCCTGGCCCTGCTCACAGTGCTCATCAACCCCATCTGGACACACAAGAAGACCATGCAGCTCCTCAACCCTGTCGACTGGAACTTCAGCAACAAGCCATTGCCCAGTGGGGAACGGGAAGAGAAACCTCATGAGAGCTAA